From the Candidatus Saccharimonadaceae bacterium ML1 genome, one window contains:
- a CDS encoding DUF11 domain-containing protein, whose product MQIAILSRTKQMLRTLSASRQTVARRTGMSFVAIALVLQSLVLVMGAQAQASSDDMISGGVGSKEQILAHYDANTNNFRDVMTYNGITRAELADMSAMKRFTVDSSSYSWGWTPRFSEAQGQRAHSVAGRTVYSRPHSLWDFSWYNGWEGKSATRGTFRIVSACGNLVTYSVPTPPAPKPTPKPQPAVTCDSLTVTPIQGSRTKVRISGKASGQNGGVVKELRYYVFDANGNTIIQASALGAESSTTIELPDAAGTYKAQVYAVSDLGNITSTSCTAQITVPEKPVTPTPTPDKPSITIAKTVNKQKHAAVAVGQEFTYEITVTNTGKVALKDVVVTDNAPAEVSLVKADAGAVKDNTWTYTIPELKAGEAKSFVLTAKYSKYAAGTHKNNVCVDTPTISGGPDACDNATTQTDETIEVCVKAEKTIRTIKRSEYDASKHVDKNSDECKTKPVNPPSTPPSAPSQPTPPAPQTPSTPAQPSTPAPSAPTVTVMPQTGPLNVASGLFGVSGIAGMAYAYVASRRSLR is encoded by the coding sequence ATGCAGATCGCAATACTAAGCCGTACGAAACAAATGCTTCGTACGTTAAGCGCGTCGCGCCAAACGGTTGCACGGCGGACGGGAATGTCGTTCGTGGCGATTGCACTTGTACTGCAATCGCTCGTGCTCGTGATGGGCGCGCAAGCGCAGGCGTCGAGCGACGATATGATTTCGGGCGGCGTCGGCAGCAAAGAACAAATTTTAGCGCACTACGACGCGAACACAAATAACTTCCGCGATGTCATGACGTACAACGGCATTACGCGGGCAGAGCTGGCGGACATGTCGGCAATGAAACGTTTCACGGTTGACTCTAGCTCGTATTCATGGGGCTGGACGCCGCGCTTTAGCGAAGCGCAAGGTCAGCGCGCGCATTCGGTAGCAGGGCGCACGGTTTACTCGCGGCCGCATAGCTTGTGGGATTTTAGCTGGTATAACGGCTGGGAGGGCAAATCAGCGACGCGCGGCACATTCCGTATCGTGTCTGCGTGCGGCAATTTGGTGACATACAGCGTGCCAACGCCACCTGCTCCGAAACCAACGCCGAAACCGCAGCCTGCGGTAACGTGCGACAGCCTGACGGTTACGCCGATTCAAGGCTCGCGCACGAAAGTCCGTATCAGCGGCAAAGCGTCCGGTCAGAACGGCGGCGTCGTAAAAGAGCTCCGCTACTATGTGTTTGACGCGAACGGCAATACGATTATTCAGGCCTCGGCGCTCGGCGCAGAGAGTTCGACAACGATTGAATTGCCAGACGCTGCTGGCACGTATAAGGCGCAAGTGTACGCAGTAAGCGACCTTGGCAATATCACAAGCACATCATGCACGGCGCAAATCACCGTGCCGGAAAAACCGGTCACGCCGACTCCGACGCCCGACAAGCCGAGCATTACAATTGCAAAAACGGTCAATAAGCAAAAACACGCCGCGGTCGCTGTCGGTCAAGAATTTACCTATGAGATTACCGTCACAAACACTGGCAAAGTCGCACTGAAAGACGTCGTTGTTACCGACAATGCGCCGGCAGAAGTGTCGCTCGTCAAGGCAGACGCGGGTGCAGTCAAAGACAATACCTGGACATATACGATTCCTGAGCTCAAAGCGGGCGAAGCAAAAAGTTTCGTGCTCACCGCAAAGTACAGTAAGTATGCTGCAGGTACGCACAAAAACAACGTTTGCGTTGATACGCCGACTATCTCCGGCGGACCAGATGCCTGCGATAATGCGACGACGCAAACCGACGAAACCATTGAAGTCTGCGTGAAAGCAGAAAAAACGATTCGCACGATCAAGCGCAGCGAATACGACGCTAGCAAGCATGTCGATAAAAACTCAGACGAGTGCAAGACTAAACCGGTAAATCCGCCGTCAACGCCGCCGTCGGCTCCATCGCAGCCGACGCCGCCTGCGCCGCAAACACCGTCAACTCCGGCGCAGCCCTCAACGCCAGCGCCCTCGGCGCCGACCGTGACAGTCATGCCGCAGACTGGACCGTTGAATGTCGCAAGCGGATTATTCGGCGTCAGCGGTATCGCCGGTATGGCATATGCCTATGTCGCGAGCCGCCGCAGCCTGCGCTAG
- the nusG gene encoding Transcription termination/antitermination protein NusG: MVKNRYDSARQWYAIHTYSGYEEKVADSIKQRAQTIDMADKIFDAMVPKEKQIQIKNGKRKIVDAKIFQGYVLVEMKLTDETWYIVRNTPGVTGFVGSGTSPTPVSDAEMNKIKKRMGVEDPKHQIDFSEGEVVNIIDGPFKGFEGAVSEIDTAKGKLKVMVSMFGRDTPVELDALQVKKV; the protein is encoded by the coding sequence ATGGTAAAAAATCGTTACGACAGCGCACGGCAGTGGTACGCAATCCACACATACTCGGGTTACGAGGAGAAGGTCGCGGATAGCATCAAGCAGCGCGCACAAACCATTGACATGGCAGACAAAATCTTCGACGCGATGGTGCCGAAAGAAAAACAAATCCAAATCAAAAACGGTAAGCGAAAGATTGTTGACGCAAAGATTTTCCAGGGCTATGTGCTCGTTGAAATGAAATTGACCGACGAAACGTGGTATATTGTGCGCAATACGCCGGGCGTGACGGGATTCGTAGGCAGCGGCACGTCGCCGACGCCTGTGTCCGATGCGGAAATGAATAAAATTAAAAAGCGTATGGGCGTGGAAGATCCAAAACATCAAATTGACTTTTCGGAGGGCGAAGTTGTCAATATTATTGACGGACCATTCAAAGGTTTTGAGGGCGCGGTAAGTGAAATTGACACTGCCAAAGGCAAACTCAAGGTTATGGTTAGCATGTTCGGGCGTGATACGCCAGTAGAGCTGGATGCGCTACAAGTGAAGAAGGTATAG
- a CDS encoding M48 family peptidase, with protein MPRSPQTICDAEFGDIIVKRRTGARSVRIHLGTGGRFTVSCGRLTPLKFIREFIDQSRGELRRMVARTSIASPYQHGQAIGKQHRIAVVPTQMVEAPSAAIRGQHIIVKLPPAYALEDGAVQQQIRDAVGRALRKEAKQLLPPLLAKLAAQYNFHYARVRFSHAGSRWGSCSSTGTISLNIALMKLPDELIRYVLVHELCHTRHMNHSTAFWREVERYDPHYRAHRQQIKRHTPVL; from the coding sequence ATGCCGCGTAGCCCGCAAACGATTTGCGATGCTGAATTCGGCGACATCATCGTGAAGCGCCGGACGGGGGCGCGTAGCGTGCGGATTCATTTGGGAACGGGCGGACGGTTTACGGTATCGTGCGGGCGATTGACGCCGCTCAAATTTATTCGCGAGTTTATCGATCAATCGCGCGGCGAATTGCGCCGTATGGTGGCGCGGACATCAATTGCCTCGCCGTATCAGCATGGGCAGGCAATTGGCAAACAGCATCGCATCGCCGTTGTACCGACGCAAATGGTAGAAGCACCAAGTGCAGCGATCCGCGGACAACATATTATCGTGAAGCTACCGCCAGCGTACGCACTTGAAGACGGCGCCGTGCAACAGCAGATTCGCGATGCGGTCGGGCGCGCGTTGCGCAAAGAAGCTAAGCAGTTATTGCCGCCGCTCCTTGCGAAACTTGCGGCGCAGTATAATTTTCACTACGCTCGCGTCCGCTTTAGTCATGCCGGCAGCCGGTGGGGAAGTTGTAGCAGCACGGGCACAATTAGCCTCAACATTGCATTGATGAAATTGCCAGACGAACTGATTCGCTACGTGTTAGTTCACGAGCTATGCCACACGCGCCATATGAATCATTCAACTGCGTTTTGGCGCGAAGTGGAGCGCTACGACCCGCATTACCGCGCGCACCGCCAGCAGATCAAGCGCCACACGCCTGTATTGTAG
- a CDS encoding PAS domain-containing protein produces the protein MGEPSQNNDILLEVNVRRAKILRYAGLFLPLLLVAYSVYLQLAPGVRHYPLTPLIVAINAAWVILAFYHFFAPMKTRHGAIARIILFHIIALLYILFVSGFDMPFIYVWSVLFLASAVHAGAGGVKLSLATLFVAASASVIISADNLTRVFQIGLHFAGTLIVACIMNAIVTAQAIDQRELLRSQTEEKLQRDRVLTIVNNLADAILSVDSRGTIQLYNAAALDLLDTNSELTGKKIDTVLTMKDNEGETVKFTQLLHRIHSVRTRDDLSAKISGEVVRLSVVYSPIRSANSTHASGRDGYIIILRDITKQKSLEDERDEFISVVSHELRTPIAIAEGSLSNVQLMMERPDIPQATLHDGVNAAHQQVVFLAKMANDLSTLSRAERGVADTPELIDVAELISELYAEYSPEATEKSLYFDLDLDPQLGAVNESRLYLKELLQNIVTNAIKYTQTGGVTVSVKRSAPRLLTFTVKDTGIGISRSDQQHLFQKFWRSEDYRTRETGGTGLGLYVAHKLAKKLNTTIELKSRLNHGSTFSFSLPSTKRRK, from the coding sequence ATGGGTGAGCCGTCTCAGAATAATGATATTCTCCTGGAAGTGAATGTACGCCGCGCTAAGATTTTGCGTTACGCCGGATTGTTTTTGCCGCTGTTATTGGTTGCATATAGCGTATACTTACAATTAGCGCCGGGTGTGCGGCATTATCCACTAACGCCGCTAATCGTTGCAATTAACGCAGCATGGGTTATTCTAGCGTTCTATCATTTCTTTGCACCAATGAAAACGCGGCACGGTGCAATTGCGCGGATTATATTATTCCATATTATCGCGTTGCTGTATATATTGTTTGTGTCGGGCTTTGACATGCCGTTTATTTACGTGTGGTCGGTGCTATTTTTGGCGAGCGCTGTGCACGCTGGCGCAGGTGGCGTGAAACTTAGTTTGGCGACGTTGTTTGTTGCGGCGAGCGCGAGCGTTATCATTTCGGCGGACAATTTGACGCGCGTGTTTCAAATTGGGCTGCACTTTGCCGGCACGCTGATAGTAGCGTGCATCATGAATGCGATTGTCACGGCGCAGGCGATTGATCAGCGCGAGTTGCTGCGTTCGCAAACCGAGGAAAAACTGCAGCGCGACCGCGTGCTGACGATTGTGAATAATTTGGCGGACGCGATTCTGAGTGTTGATAGCCGCGGTACAATTCAATTGTACAATGCAGCAGCGCTTGATTTGCTTGACACCAACTCCGAGCTGACCGGAAAGAAAATCGACACGGTGCTCACTATGAAAGATAACGAGGGCGAGACGGTTAAATTTACGCAGCTCCTGCATCGTATTCACAGCGTTCGCACGCGTGACGACCTGAGTGCTAAAATATCCGGCGAAGTCGTCCGTCTAAGCGTCGTTTACTCGCCGATTCGGAGCGCTAACAGTACGCACGCGAGCGGCAGGGATGGTTATATTATTATCCTGCGCGACATCACCAAACAAAAGTCGCTTGAAGACGAGCGCGATGAATTCATTTCGGTCGTCAGTCACGAACTGCGTACGCCGATTGCTATCGCCGAAGGCTCGCTCAGTAATGTCCAGCTCATGATGGAGCGCCCCGACATTCCGCAGGCTACATTGCACGACGGCGTCAACGCAGCGCACCAGCAAGTCGTATTTCTCGCGAAAATGGCAAATGATTTATCTACGCTGAGCCGTGCCGAGCGCGGTGTTGCCGACACGCCGGAGCTGATTGATGTTGCCGAGCTAATTAGCGAACTATACGCTGAGTACTCGCCTGAAGCTACCGAGAAATCACTCTACTTCGATCTAGATCTTGATCCGCAGCTTGGTGCCGTTAACGAGAGCCGCCTCTATTTGAAAGAATTATTGCAAAATATCGTTACGAACGCTATTAAATATACCCAAACGGGTGGTGTTACTGTGTCGGTAAAACGTTCAGCGCCGCGGTTGCTGACATTCACCGTGAAAGACACCGGTATCGGCATCAGCCGCAGCGACCAGCAGCATTTATTCCAGAAGTTCTGGCGCAGCGAGGACTATCGTACGCGCGAAACAGGCGGTACGGGGTTGGGGCTGTACGTCGCGCATAAACTTGCGAAAAAATTAAACACGACGATTGAGCTAAAAAGCCGTTTGAACCACGGTTCAACCTTTAGCTTCAGTTTGCCGTCAACGAAACGCAGGAAGTAG
- a CDS encoding Alpha-amylase produces the protein MSSKRGIVLYLHVHQPWRVREYTVFDTAVNHDYFGECKEPHRSNRAIFEKVADKSYRPMARLLKQLLDTHPDFKVSLSISGTMLEQAEAWAPDVIDVFRALVETGRTEIVADTYYHSLAFFFSRAEFERQVALYRAKIRDLFGVETRVFRNTELSYDNNLAKWADDNGFKGILAEGWDPILGWRSPNYVYRPINTKHIKLLMKNYRLSDDIAFRFGNRDWEEFPLRASKYDTWLNNALGGDGQIVNLFMDFETFGENIWEDTGIFSFFSDFVDRWLKNPANTFYTASGACDAFDAADEVDCPYTTTWADTERDLTAWLGNSMQHEAMRHLYALEDDVMRTDDTDLISDWRRLTTSDHPYYMCTKWFSDGDVHAYFSPYNSPYDAFLYFMNALRDIRYRVYEHHRHGGF, from the coding sequence ATGAGTAGCAAGCGCGGAATCGTATTATATCTGCACGTTCACCAGCCGTGGCGCGTGCGCGAGTATACAGTATTTGATACGGCGGTCAACCATGATTATTTTGGCGAATGCAAAGAGCCGCACCGCAGCAACCGCGCAATTTTCGAAAAAGTAGCCGATAAATCATACCGCCCGATGGCGCGGCTACTCAAGCAATTGCTTGACACGCACCCGGATTTCAAAGTGTCGCTATCAATTTCCGGCACAATGCTTGAGCAAGCCGAAGCCTGGGCGCCCGATGTGATTGACGTATTTCGCGCGCTCGTTGAGACTGGGCGGACTGAAATCGTCGCTGACACCTATTATCATAGTCTTGCGTTTTTCTTTAGCCGGGCAGAGTTCGAGCGGCAGGTCGCGCTGTACCGCGCGAAAATTCGCGACTTGTTTGGCGTTGAAACGCGCGTTTTTCGCAATACCGAACTCAGTTACGATAATAATCTCGCTAAATGGGCGGATGACAACGGCTTCAAAGGTATTTTAGCAGAAGGCTGGGACCCAATCCTAGGGTGGCGCAGCCCGAATTACGTGTACCGTCCGATCAATACGAAGCACATCAAGCTGCTGATGAAAAATTACCGCCTGAGCGACGACATTGCATTCCGCTTCGGTAACCGCGATTGGGAGGAATTCCCCCTGCGCGCCAGTAAATACGACACCTGGCTGAACAACGCGCTTGGCGGCGACGGGCAAATTGTAAATTTGTTTATGGATTTTGAAACATTCGGCGAGAATATTTGGGAAGACACGGGTATTTTTTCATTCTTCTCAGATTTCGTCGACCGGTGGCTGAAAAATCCTGCCAACACATTTTACACAGCAAGCGGCGCGTGCGACGCATTCGACGCAGCAGACGAAGTCGACTGCCCGTACACGACCACGTGGGCAGACACGGAACGCGACCTCACGGCGTGGCTCGGCAATAGCATGCAGCACGAGGCAATGCGCCATTTATATGCGCTGGAAGACGACGTCATGCGTACCGACGATACCGATTTAATTTCAGACTGGCGGCGCCTGACTACGAGCGACCATCCGTATTATATGTGTACAAAATGGTTTTCCGACGGCGACGTGCACGCATATTTCAGCCCGTACAATTCGCCGTACGACGCATTTTTGTACTTTATGAACGCGCTGCGCGACATTCGTTACCGCGTATATGAGCACCATCGGCACGGAGGATTTTAA
- the rplK gene encoding 50S ribosomal protein L11 has translation MAKQVIGNLKLRIPAGRATAGPPVGSTLGQWGLNMMDFINPFNEATKKDMGKDVIVHIQVYEDRTFTWKSLGQPVDDMIREKIGIKKGSGKPHAEKVGKVTRAQLEEIAEIKKDQLNAIDLDGAVKVIAGTARSMGVEVVD, from the coding sequence ATGGCAAAACAAGTTATTGGTAATTTGAAACTCCGTATTCCAGCTGGTCGCGCGACTGCTGGCCCGCCGGTCGGCAGCACGCTCGGCCAGTGGGGTTTGAATATGATGGATTTCATCAACCCGTTTAACGAGGCAACCAAAAAGGATATGGGCAAAGACGTTATTGTGCATATCCAAGTGTACGAAGACCGTACGTTTACATGGAAATCGCTCGGGCAGCCGGTTGACGATATGATCCGCGAGAAGATTGGCATCAAAAAGGGCAGCGGTAAACCGCACGCCGAAAAAGTCGGCAAAGTTACACGCGCGCAGCTAGAAGAAATTGCCGAAATAAAGAAAGATCAGCTCAACGCGATTGATTTAGACGGTGCAGTAAAAGTTATTGCTGGTACTGCCCGCAGCATGGGCGTGGAAGTTGTCGACTAG
- the secE gene encoding Protein translocase subunit SecE, translating to MAASTKSTKGKKNKPTVTRIKASDSSAPKRTAAVKAKQNAAAGVATKSTPSAKEKSVSKAKKLLGGTRKSKNAASSKKSTSSRRNPLRAVRSYFVGAWQELKQVRWPDRRSTWAMTGALIAFTVVFVIVILLIDYGFSWLFKLIIGTK from the coding sequence GTGGCAGCATCAACAAAATCAACGAAAGGCAAAAAAAATAAGCCAACTGTAACGCGTATTAAGGCGAGCGACAGCAGCGCGCCGAAGCGCACAGCTGCAGTAAAAGCCAAACAGAATGCGGCAGCGGGCGTGGCAACAAAATCCACGCCAAGCGCAAAAGAAAAGTCCGTCTCTAAAGCCAAAAAACTCTTAGGCGGCACCCGAAAGTCCAAGAATGCAGCAAGCAGCAAAAAATCTACAAGTTCGCGCCGTAATCCGCTGCGCGCTGTTCGCAGCTATTTCGTTGGCGCGTGGCAAGAGCTCAAGCAAGTCCGCTGGCCTGACCGCCGCAGCACCTGGGCGATGACGGGCGCGCTTATCGCGTTTACTGTTGTGTTTGTCATCGTTATTCTATTGATCGACTACGGATTTTCGTGGCTATTCAAATTAATTATCGGCACAAAGTAG
- a CDS encoding alpha/beta hydrolase: protein MNYKYKNPYEHLSGKLNDRKLIAAGFSEKTYDTGNVKLNFVVGPNNGPSLLLIPAQIGIWESYRKVLLPLSKIFHIYAIDVRGHGKSSWTPGHYSWKIIGDDIKLFIENVIKQKVIISGNSSGGIIALWCAANIPEYVSGIVLEDAPIFSTEMPRFKERDKFVYNGLKHLVDQIGNIQDRDLANYFKDMEVPASDKRIKKIPNWFVSWLSRRIRKFQDKYPDSPVEIGFPFPDSLCLLIKSLSMFDPDFARAFVDGRFYDGIDHAEAFEKTKCPILLIQADWKRYENYGLVGAFDDDDAQHAISLAPQIIYKKVSANHVIHAFKPKEYIKLLSEFREIVSDNSIV, encoded by the coding sequence ATGAACTATAAATATAAAAATCCATACGAGCATTTGTCTGGAAAATTAAATGATAGAAAACTGATTGCCGCTGGTTTTTCAGAGAAAACCTATGATACAGGGAATGTTAAACTAAACTTTGTTGTTGGTCCTAATAATGGACCAAGTTTATTGTTGATTCCAGCCCAAATCGGTATATGGGAAAGTTATAGGAAAGTACTCTTACCGCTATCGAAAATTTTTCACATATATGCCATAGATGTGAGAGGTCATGGAAAATCTTCTTGGACACCGGGACATTATTCATGGAAAATTATTGGTGATGACATAAAACTATTTATAGAAAATGTAATAAAACAAAAGGTAATTATTAGCGGAAATTCATCGGGTGGCATTATCGCTCTTTGGTGTGCTGCTAATATTCCCGAATATGTTTCCGGAATTGTTCTTGAGGACGCACCTATTTTTTCTACTGAGATGCCACGATTTAAAGAACGAGATAAATTTGTATATAACGGGCTAAAACACCTTGTTGATCAAATCGGAAATATACAAGATAGAGATTTGGCAAATTATTTTAAAGATATGGAAGTGCCGGCCTCTGATAAGAGAATCAAGAAAATTCCAAATTGGTTTGTCAGTTGGTTGTCGCGAAGGATAAGGAAGTTTCAAGATAAATACCCTGATAGCCCGGTTGAAATTGGATTCCCGTTTCCGGACAGCTTATGCTTGCTGATCAAATCATTATCTATGTTTGACCCAGATTTTGCCAGAGCCTTTGTAGATGGTAGATTTTATGATGGTATTGACCATGCAGAGGCTTTTGAGAAAACGAAATGCCCCATATTGCTTATTCAAGCCGATTGGAAACGATACGAAAATTACGGACTTGTAGGAGCATTTGATGATGATGACGCTCAGCATGCTATTTCTTTAGCTCCGCAAATAATATATAAAAAAGTTTCTGCTAATCATGTTATTCATGCCTTCAAGCCAAAAGAGTACATTAAGCTACTATCGGAATTTAGAGAAATAGTATCTGACAATTCTATAGTCTAA
- a CDS encoding glycosyltransferase family 4 protein, which translates to MKILMLGWELPPHNSGGLGVACYHLSKALAQHGASIDFILPYSARHSNVDYMNVHAATKLTPLHRFGAMGAYDNKGVDILDLDQVDMRDLQTMRGLQKRYIKYVERFVRKTGSPDVIHAHDWLTIEAGLRAKELTDAPLIVHVHATEFDRAGSHNGGNPIIHEIEYNGLMMADRIIAVSNITKQIIVQKYGIPADKIEVIHNAIDVDSFGDYEYDRRTYRYLEVLKNEGYTVVSTITRFTAQKGLVQLMRGAARACERYDRFAFLFAGDGDQRDELIQLSTDLGISDKVFFSGFVRGKQWRDAYSVSDVFVMSSVSEPFGLTALEAAHHDTALIITKQSGVGEILQSVLRYDFWDTEKLADQLVALATSPALRDSLKRNVKNEYARISWNDVAEKCIHVYNNMKTGEVNE; encoded by the coding sequence ATGAAGATTTTGATGCTTGGGTGGGAACTTCCACCGCACAACAGCGGCGGATTAGGCGTAGCGTGCTACCATCTGTCCAAGGCGCTCGCACAACACGGCGCGTCGATTGATTTCATTCTGCCCTACTCAGCTCGGCATTCAAATGTCGACTATATGAACGTTCATGCAGCGACAAAACTAACGCCGCTACATCGGTTCGGCGCGATGGGCGCGTATGACAATAAAGGCGTTGATATACTTGATCTTGACCAAGTCGATATGCGCGACTTGCAGACAATGCGCGGCTTGCAAAAACGCTACATCAAATACGTCGAACGTTTCGTGCGCAAGACGGGCAGCCCTGATGTTATTCATGCGCACGATTGGCTTACAATTGAAGCAGGCTTGCGCGCCAAAGAGCTGACCGACGCGCCGCTGATCGTTCATGTGCATGCTACCGAATTTGACCGTGCTGGTTCGCACAACGGCGGCAACCCGATTATTCATGAGATTGAGTATAACGGTTTGATGATGGCGGATCGGATCATTGCCGTGAGCAATATCACCAAGCAAATCATTGTACAGAAATACGGCATTCCAGCAGACAAAATTGAAGTAATTCACAATGCAATCGACGTCGATTCGTTCGGCGATTACGAATACGACCGACGCACGTATCGTTATCTTGAAGTGCTAAAAAACGAGGGCTACACGGTAGTGTCGACGATCACGCGCTTCACAGCGCAAAAAGGTTTAGTGCAATTGATGCGCGGCGCGGCGCGGGCGTGCGAGCGCTACGATCGATTCGCGTTTTTGTTTGCCGGCGATGGCGACCAGCGCGACGAGCTTATTCAACTTTCTACGGATCTTGGCATTTCCGACAAAGTATTTTTCAGCGGATTCGTGCGCGGCAAGCAGTGGCGCGATGCATATAGCGTATCGGACGTGTTCGTGATGAGCTCGGTGTCGGAGCCGTTCGGGCTAACAGCGCTTGAAGCGGCGCACCACGATACGGCGCTGATCATCACTAAGCAGTCCGGCGTCGGCGAAATATTGCAAAGCGTACTGCGCTATGATTTTTGGGATACCGAAAAGCTCGCCGACCAGCTCGTGGCGCTTGCGACATCGCCGGCGCTGCGCGACAGCTTGAAGCGTAATGTCAAAAATGAATACGCGCGTATCAGCTGGAATGATGTCGCTGAAAAATGTATTCACGTCTATAACAACATGAAAACAGGAGAAGTCAATGAGTAG
- a CDS encoding TIGR00725 family protein yields the protein MSRKFQIGVMGSAADLKYAKEVEAAAYEVGKYVAKMGGILFFGAEKDSDSLSTAACRGAKDAGGLTVGITYGKGKGVWEKDADIIIPCGLERGGGRETVLVTGCDAVIAISGGSGTLTELAIAYQADIPMVALKGYGGWADKLADEYIDSRERQLTMGASSPKEAVKKAFNAAADYRRKYA from the coding sequence ATGTCGAGAAAGTTTCAAATCGGAGTCATGGGATCGGCTGCGGACCTGAAGTACGCAAAAGAGGTTGAAGCCGCAGCCTACGAAGTAGGCAAATATGTAGCCAAAATGGGCGGAATTCTATTTTTTGGCGCCGAAAAAGACAGTGATTCACTCTCTACAGCTGCTTGTCGTGGAGCAAAAGATGCCGGTGGTTTAACAGTAGGAATTACGTACGGAAAAGGCAAGGGTGTATGGGAAAAGGACGCGGATATTATTATACCGTGCGGGCTTGAACGAGGTGGCGGTCGGGAAACAGTTTTGGTGACAGGCTGCGATGCAGTAATTGCTATTAGCGGAGGCTCAGGCACGCTCACAGAACTCGCTATTGCTTATCAAGCAGATATCCCTATGGTTGCATTGAAGGGCTACGGAGGCTGGGCCGACAAACTTGCTGATGAATATATTGACAGCCGGGAACGCCAGCTAACCATGGGTGCTTCATCCCCAAAAGAAGCTGTCAAAAAAGCATTTAATGCGGCAGCGGACTACAGAAGAAAGTATGCGTAA
- a CDS encoding ATP-binding protein, giving the protein MKPVHLSRPHAIMMVGLPGSGKTFFAQQFAETFNAPFINAAYVEERGRDEEASSELNAMFLGEIARTNQTFIYEGDSLSRTHRTDFARWARMHNYQPLFVWVQVDESTCRRRVLKAQTMTAEQFDSAVKRFSEPHVHEKPIVISGKHTYATQARTVLSRLGSENRSAARPSVQPAERVVQRPIRVQ; this is encoded by the coding sequence ATGAAGCCAGTTCATCTATCTCGTCCGCACGCTATCATGATGGTAGGATTGCCCGGCAGCGGCAAAACGTTCTTCGCGCAGCAGTTCGCCGAGACCTTTAATGCGCCGTTTATCAACGCGGCGTATGTGGAAGAGCGCGGGCGCGACGAGGAAGCGTCAAGCGAGCTGAACGCGATGTTTCTAGGCGAAATAGCACGCACTAATCAGACATTCATTTACGAAGGCGATAGCCTCAGTCGCACGCACCGCACCGACTTCGCGCGCTGGGCACGTATGCATAATTACCAGCCGCTTTTTGTGTGGGTGCAAGTTGATGAGTCTACGTGCCGCCGCCGTGTGCTGAAAGCACAGACTATGACCGCCGAACAATTTGACAGCGCTGTCAAGCGCTTCAGCGAACCGCATGTCCACGAAAAACCAATCGTCATTAGCGGCAAGCATACGTATGCCACGCAGGCGCGTACTGTTTTGAGCCGCCTGGGTAGTGAAAACCGTTCTGCCGCACGTCCATCGGTGCAGCCTGCCGAGCGCGTTGTGCAGCGCCCGATTCGCGTGCAATGA